The nucleotide window tgcaatatatacatttgtgaGGCTTCAGGTTGAACGAGTTTTGAGGTCTTCTGGAAGTCATGTTCTGAAATGAAGATTCAAACAAGAATAttgtgaaatgtcaaattttatgttctctgagttctggtttttttttgcatACTGAACATATCGTGCCAACCATTTGCACATACATGTGACTAGCTCCaataaaacccggaacaagtcgccagacatgttttaaAGTTATAGACCTTCAAAGATGACTTATTCCCATAAAAAATGGTAtatgactgtgggactaagttgACTTTCAAATCTTTGAAAGTACTTGTTAAAAGAATGTGTGTGCAGCATGCaaaaattttgaccccccccccaccatgtaAAAATATTATGACCCCTTATTTTGGTATAAATggcccagtatattcatgacccccttccaaagaaaatgacaactCCCTAAAATAGTAAAATGTCTTCCAGTGCATTGAATGTGTGACCCCGGCATGACCACTAACAGTTATCTATATACCACAAACCATCTCTCTAGGCCTGCCTTAAAATACAAACTCTTTTAATTTTGAGGGCTACTTTCGAAACAAAATTGTTCCGGTATATTGACTTTTTGTGGATTTCGGTAGCTAAATACCCAAAAATGCCCATTTACTTTGAGCCACAATATGCCAATTATCGCGGCTCTTTATATATTGTATGAAAACAACATTAAGAAATGTCACATTGTAGTTTTAAAGATATAGaaaatattggaatattggaaataagtttttataTGATCATAATAGGCTgtgcaataaaataaaattgataaaaaaggtgtatttttttcattaatgtttttttattgGTTTCAATTACATCACTAGTTAGTTACAATTCTTACTTCGAGATGCCTATTTGATTTCATATAATCCTCCCAGCCCTCTACACAGTACACACAAAAACAGTATTTTAAAGTAACCTTTTAGCATACTAaaattgatgaattcatctgtaaATGTGCAGGTAAAATGTATGTGCATTTTTAATACACTCAAATCATATATaataatacaagtatacattttttctgaagggaaattttctggaaaactaaaatttgatgagAAACATAGGGTACAAAAAATGTAGGGGTAGTAGAGGTAAAAAATATGAACGAATAAAGATACACTTGTATAGAAAAAATTAATTTGTTACTGATATTTTATTCTTGAGAACTACTAGCCCCTGCACTTTTTTAAATGGCATTTTAATTCatgaaatttcctttcagaaaatttATACTTGTTATAGTAAGGTGAATATTTATGTTGACTTCATGCTTCTactccccattacagaaaaataaagcacaatttttttggattaaaaaataatctTTAAGTTAATCTttaagttagtcctaactggcaatgaaagtaaaatttgaatatttggtcaatttttggaaataagggccaaaaacatgcatttttagggcattttcaactttttttgtattctgtgacaatcaagcccaaagattaaaacaaagactaatttttccaatctttttcataaccaattagcaaaaataacatattatattaaaattatgagctaactcttaccctatactcaagattttgaatgcttagacttgtgccaagtcttacaattttgtgacttcaattgtaaagaaaaaaagttttctcttcttctttcttccttcttcatAAAAAGCAGCTAGGGCGTTAGGATTAATAAGGCcattatgtcttccatatagcCCAATGACCTTTCCCCTTCTGGTTATGCCATGCActattccctattccagaaaaatacagcactaattttttggaattaaaaaaaaaatggtccaaaaacgtgTAATTTAGCATGTTTCCTTACAATTGTAGTCGCATAATtgaaagacttggcacaagtctaagcattcaaaatcattgagtataggctaagagttagctcgcAATTTTAATATTAAGCTTTATTATATGTTTGCTAATTGGCTATGAAAAAATGTAaatggaaaatgtgtttttcaaaaatcaGAATGCATAACTTaagaaattagtctttgttcaagtctttaggCTTAATTGTCAGAATATATGAAAAAGGTtgaaaaacatcataaaaatgcatgttttggctgttatttcaaaaattgaccaatttaaatTTCACTTTCATTGCCGGTTagaactaagggaccgttcacaaacacttgtaagggggggcctgatgcaaaattcggggcccccctttacagaccttgaaaatttcagggccctccCTTTTTGACACGAAacttatgggtcaaccccatagaaaagcatataaactcaatttacccaggaaaatttgtgatcattttttcagggccccccccttaggaggtcAAAAAAtttagggccccctttttgcatcaggcccccccttacaagtgttagtgaacggtccctaattaaggattaggatttagctaccggtatatatgtttcacttggcaaaacaggatacatTGTAATAACTGGAATGGGGCTCGGAGTAGCTGATACTCATTATCTCCTTCCAAGTTTAATAGCATAATTGATAGCTATAGGACATACGACTGAGTCTGCAAATGATTTTAGTCTACTAGTGTACTTGAAGGCTTAATTGCCAAGTTCACATAGGGCTTCTCACTATTTGCTATGAATTGCTTGGCGATGCACTCTTAAGTTACAAAGGTACTTGAAGCCTTCAATGCAAAGCTCACATTTGTAAATGGGCTTCTTATAAATGGGTTTTTTGGTGCCGTTTTAAAGCATGGGCCTTTGTAAaccccttgttgcatactttacatacataaggcttctctttgTTATGATACATTGCTATGTGCTGTATCAAGTGATGTGCCTGTGTAAAGCCCCAATTGTTGCATACCGGTACTGTACATACATAAGGCTTAAGCTTCTCTTCATGAATTGTTTTGTGCTGTTCCAAGTGATGTgccagtgtaaagcccttgttgcataccgtacatacatatggCATCTCATTACTGTGAGTTTGTAAATGAGCTCTTAGGGTTTTACTGTACTTGAAGTCTTTATAGCAAAGTTCACATTTGTAAGGCCTCTCATTGCTATGTGTTTGTTGGTGCTGTTTCAAGTTCCCTGCCCACATAAAGCCCTTGTTGCAAACCTTACATATATATGGCTTCTCTTTACTGTGAGTCTGTAAAATATGTCCTTTTAAGTTACTACTGTACTTGAAGTCTTTATAGCAAAGTTCACATTTGTAAGGCCTCTCATTGCTATGAATATGTTGGTGCTGTTTCAAGTTCCATgccagtgtaaagcccttgttgcatactttacatacatgtacatatggcTTCTCTTTACTGTGAGTCGAAATATGTGTTTTTAAGCTACTAAGATACTTGAAGTCTATATTGCAAAGTTCACATTTGTGAGGCTTCTCATTGCTGTGAGTTTTTCCATGCCGTTTCAAGTGCCCTGCCTgtttaaagcccttgttgcatactttacaaacataaggcttctcattgctatgaatCGATTTGTGCCGTTTCAAATTCCCTGcctgtgtaaagcccttgttgcatactttacatacatgaggcttctctttGCTGTGAATTAGTGAATGTCTATTCAGGTGTGTAACAAAGGTTTTTCTAATAGTCAGAGTACATTCATGGTCCATCCAATTCTGTTTTCTTGTGAAGTTTTTATTACAGCGTTGACATTCATATAGCTTTTCTTTGGTGTCTGATTCATACCAATATGGTCTAATCCGCTTCTTTTGTTTGATCAGGTGACTCAGATATAGACAAGTGTCATGGAAATGCCTGCTGCAGTATAtggctctggtttttttaacatgtatcaaaaggCTAAATGACACTTTGGGAGACCCCAGCAGAAACACATGACCTATTTCCGgataactttttatatttttatgtagtgCAGACCTAGGCTTATCTCCCATAGCTTAACAAAATTTGTCAcagttttctttctttacttgtgacaagaccaaatgtccaattgttaacggaaatttgtcaacctaacaaaagtgactaatttgttttgtttacaaaataaaactaGATCAGCTCTGAGTATTctgttcaatattttatgaacacatgttagtacaagatccaagaaatccaagatttacctaaataatttctaacatgaaaaaattttgagcacttgaaaattatgtttcggacgttacattttccgttaacaatcttgctctatttttaacatggtctaAGTGATTGTTTTATCATGTAAAACATACACAAATACTTTAAATGTTTGCCTCATGGCAACATAAATAATTGCAAGTGCAAATTTTGTATCAgttgaatgttttcaaattatGGTGAAGCATTACTTAAATGGgtctcattttccgttaacagttTTGTAACATCCGAAAAGAATACTTATTGTCTTATAATTATGTGAAGAACAATACTAGCTTTGAATTTTCATTATTAAGTTGAAGTAGACATGACAACATGTATCTAAATGAAAAATGATTTCACTTCCTCTTGACTTTATGTAAAATGTTGGCCACACAACATTTCCGTTAACAATGGTAACATCCGAATCAAATGTAACATCCGAGACAGAAAGAGTGACATTTTGTTGAAGAAATTTAATTAGAGGGGAAATAGAAAGGTCAAATGGATTGGAAATCATGGGAAGGCCATAgtagaaatattttttaccatacCCAGGTTTGTTCTTTGAGTGTGCAAACCGTTAACATGTCAAgtttgtttcggatgttacaaggCAAAATGTTAACGGAAAGTGAGGCCAATAACAGGGCATTGTAAGAAGATTTTAGA belongs to Amphiura filiformis chromosome 18, Afil_fr2py, whole genome shotgun sequence and includes:
- the LOC140139861 gene encoding uncharacterized protein; amino-acid sequence: MTSRRPQNLFNLKPHTSIYCSRHFHDTCLYLSHLIKQKKRIRPYWYESDTKEKLYECQRCNKNFTRKQNWMDHECTLTIRKTFVTHLNRHSLIHSKEKPHVCKVCNKGFTQAGNLKRHKSIHSNEKPYVCKVCNKGFKQAGHLKRHGKTHSNEKPHKCELCNIDFKYLSSLKTHISTHSKEKPYVHVCKVCNKGFTLAWNLKQHQHIHSNERPYKCELCYKDFKYSSNLKGHILQTHSKEKPYICKVCNKGFMWAGNLKQHQQTHSNERPYKCELCYKDFKYSKTLRAHLQTHSNEMPYVCTVCNKGFTLAHHLEQHKTIHEEKLKPYVCTVPVCNNWGFTQAHHLIQHIAMYHNKEKPYVCKVCNKGFTKAHALKRHQKTHL